Proteins found in one Fusarium keratoplasticum isolate Fu6.1 chromosome 12, whole genome shotgun sequence genomic segment:
- a CDS encoding Mac domain-containing protein, which produces MTVFDIDEEDNLARMRRGDLYYAFTPQLVAARKRCKQALARLNTAGELTRREIAEHWKDITNDERPLPPPAATEDEDDAVLHEYPWIERPINIDYGTNVKVGSGVFINFNCTMIDTCTISIGARTLVGPNVSFFSGTHPLDPDLRDGTNGPELGRPVIIGEDCWIGGSAMILPGVTVGDGCTIGAGSVVTKDVPAYHVVAGNPAKIIRKIERKHKAEQEAKQKT; this is translated from the exons ATGACTGTGTTTGATATCGACGAGGAAGATAATCTTGCCCGTATGCGGCGAGGGGATCTGTACTATGCTTTCACGCCGCAGCTTGTGGCTGCTCGGAAGCGCTGCAAGCAGGCCCTTGCGCGACTTAACACGGCGGGGGAGTTGACCCGTAGAGAAATTGCAGAGCATTGGAAAGA CATCACCAACGATGAGCGCCCTTTACCCCCACCTGCTGCAAcagaagacgaggacgatgctGTCTTGCACGAATACCCCTGGATAGAGCGTCCCATCAACATTGACTATGGGACAAACGTCAAAGTTGGAAGTGGCGTTTTCATAAACTTCAACTGCACTATGATTGATACCTGCACTATATCGATCGGAGCCCGTACCCTTGTTGGTCCCAACGTCTCCTTCTTCAGTGGCACCCACCCCCTTGATCCTGATCTGCGCGATGGAACGAACGGACCTGAGCTGGGCCGTCCCGTGATTATTGGCGAAGACTGCTGGATAGGAGGAAGTGCCATGATCCTGCCTGGCGTCacggttggagatggatgcaCTATCGGAGCTGGGAGTGTTGTAACAAAG GATGTTCCGGCGTACCATGTTGTTGCCGGAAACCCGGCCAAGATTATACGCAAGATAGAACGCAAGCACAAGGCCGAACAAGAAGCCAAGCAAAAGACTTAG